A window from Citrobacter amalonaticus encodes these proteins:
- the mngB gene encoding mannosylglycerate hydrolase codes for MKAVSRVHITPHMHWDREWYFTTEASRILLVNNMEEILTRLEQDTDYKYYVLDGQTAVLEDYFAIKPENTHRVQRLVQTGKLIIGPWYTQTDTTIVSGESIVRNLLYGMRDCLAFGEPMKIGYLPDSFGMSGQLPHIYNGFGITRTMFWRGCSERHGTDKTEFLWQSSDGSEVVAQVLPLGYAIGKYLPEDENGLRKRLDSYFEVLEKASVTKEILLPNGHDQMPLQQNIFAVMDKLREIYPQRKFVMSRFEAVFEHIENRREQLATLKGEFIDGKYMRVHRTIGSTRMDIKLIHARIENKVVNILEPLATLAWTLGFEYHHGLLEKMWKEILKNHAHDSIGCCCSDKVHREIIARFELAEDMADNLIRFYLRKITDNMPLSDSDKLVLFNLMPWPREEVINTTIRLRGHQFCLRDDRGNPVPFFVRGVREIDPGLIDRQIVHYGNYEPFMEFDIQIQQIVPSMGYRTLYVTQGEAGNHVAPETPGAEVLENAFWQIAVNDDGTLRLYDKDSGICYDRVLVLEEGSDDGDEYDYSPAREEWRLTSSSVKAECVMTHEAWQSRARIRYQMDVPLNLTERCARQRSGRVGVEITVILSHNSRRIDIEVLLDNQADDHRLRVLIPTPFVTDTVLADTQFGTVSRPVRDPALAKWREEGWKEAPIPVWNMLNYATLQEGRNGLAVFTEGLREFEVLGDREKTFAITLLRGVGLLGKEDLLLRPGRPSGIKMAVPDAQLRGRLHGRLSLFSYTGTPVNAGIAQQARAWLTPVQCYNKIPWDAMKLNKAGFITPDHYSLFTMPPVGCQLSTLKKAEGRNELILRLFNPSDSEPCDATVAFGSAVQSCTETRLDEQPLKSVDEKRSDFGPVLPGQTRTFSYKIV; via the coding sequence ATGAAAGCTGTATCTCGCGTTCACATTACCCCGCATATGCACTGGGATCGGGAGTGGTATTTTACCACCGAAGCGTCACGCATTTTGCTGGTCAACAATATGGAAGAGATCCTCACCCGACTGGAACAGGATACCGACTATAAATATTACGTTCTTGATGGACAGACGGCAGTGCTGGAGGATTACTTTGCGATAAAGCCGGAAAATACCCATCGGGTACAACGTCTGGTGCAAACCGGAAAGTTAATTATCGGCCCATGGTACACCCAGACGGATACCACCATTGTCTCCGGTGAGTCTATTGTGCGTAACCTGCTGTATGGCATGCGTGATTGCCTGGCTTTTGGCGAGCCGATGAAAATTGGCTATCTACCCGATTCCTTTGGCATGTCGGGACAGCTTCCGCATATCTACAACGGATTTGGCATCACCCGCACGATGTTCTGGCGCGGTTGTTCAGAGCGACACGGTACCGATAAGACCGAGTTTTTATGGCAAAGCAGCGATGGCAGTGAAGTCGTCGCACAGGTACTGCCACTGGGTTATGCGATTGGGAAGTACTTACCCGAGGATGAGAACGGGCTGCGCAAACGGCTTGACAGCTATTTTGAGGTGCTGGAAAAAGCGTCTGTGACAAAAGAGATATTGCTGCCGAATGGTCACGATCAGATGCCGCTGCAACAGAACATTTTTGCGGTGATGGACAAACTGCGCGAGATCTACCCGCAGCGAAAGTTTGTGATGAGCCGTTTTGAAGCGGTGTTTGAACATATCGAGAATCGACGTGAACAACTGGCTACGCTGAAAGGCGAGTTTATTGATGGTAAGTATATGCGGGTACACCGCACGATTGGCTCGACGCGGATGGACATCAAACTCATTCATGCGCGTATTGAAAATAAGGTAGTCAATATCCTTGAACCTCTGGCGACGCTGGCCTGGACGCTTGGCTTTGAGTATCACCACGGTTTGCTGGAAAAAATGTGGAAAGAGATTTTAAAAAATCATGCTCACGACAGCATTGGATGTTGCTGCAGCGATAAGGTTCACCGGGAAATCATCGCGCGCTTCGAACTGGCGGAGGATATGGCGGATAACCTGATCCGCTTTTATCTGCGCAAAATCACGGACAACATGCCGCTCAGCGACAGCGATAAACTGGTGCTGTTTAACCTGATGCCGTGGCCGCGTGAAGAGGTGATTAACACAACGATCCGCCTGAGAGGTCATCAGTTTTGCCTGCGTGACGATCGGGGAAATCCCGTTCCCTTTTTTGTTCGCGGGGTTCGCGAAATCGATCCTGGTCTGATAGACAGGCAGATCGTGCATTACGGTAACTACGAGCCGTTTATGGAGTTTGATATCCAGATCCAGCAGATTGTACCGTCGATGGGTTATCGCACACTGTACGTAACGCAAGGGGAGGCGGGAAATCACGTTGCACCAGAAACGCCAGGGGCAGAAGTGCTGGAAAATGCGTTCTGGCAGATAGCCGTTAACGACGACGGAACGCTGCGTCTGTATGACAAAGATAGCGGCATCTGCTATGACCGCGTTCTGGTGCTGGAAGAGGGATCTGATGATGGGGATGAGTATGACTACTCGCCCGCCAGAGAAGAGTGGCGGTTGACTTCCTCATCGGTAAAAGCAGAGTGTGTTATGACCCATGAAGCCTGGCAAAGCCGGGCGCGGATTCGTTATCAAATGGACGTGCCGCTCAATCTTACGGAACGTTGCGCTCGCCAGCGTAGCGGTAGGGTTGGGGTTGAAATAACGGTCATCCTGAGTCACAACAGCAGGCGAATTGATATTGAAGTCCTTCTGGATAATCAGGCAGACGATCATCGTCTGCGGGTACTGATCCCCACTCCGTTTGTGACCGACACTGTGCTGGCAGATACGCAGTTTGGTACGGTGAGTCGCCCCGTGCGGGATCCCGCACTGGCAAAATGGCGGGAAGAGGGCTGGAAAGAGGCACCGATTCCCGTCTGGAATATGCTTAACTATGCGACGCTTCAGGAGGGCAGAAATGGTCTGGCAGTTTTCACTGAAGGATTGCGGGAATTTGAAGTGCTGGGTGACCGGGAAAAAACTTTCGCCATCACGCTACTACGCGGTGTAGGACTACTGGGGAAAGAGGATCTGCTTTTGCGTCCAGGTCGTCCTTCAGGCATTAAAATGGCGGTACCGGATGCACAACTGCGCGGACGATTGCACGGTCGGTTGAGCCTTTTCAGTTATACCGGTACGCCTGTGAATGCCGGTATTGCTCAGCAGGCCAGGGCCTGGCTCACACCCGTACAGTGTTATAACAAGATTCCGTGGGATGCGATGAAACTGAACAAGGCCGGTTTCATAACGCCTGACCACTACAGTTTATTCACTATGCCACCGGTTGGGTGTCAGTTGAGCACCCTGAAGAAAGCTGAAGGGAGGAATGAACTGATCCTGCGCCTGTTTAATCCCTCCGATTCGGAGCCATGCGACGCAACGGTTGCCTTCGGCAGCGCGGTTCAATCGTGTACAGAAACGCGTCTGGATGAGCAGCCGCTTAAGAGCGTTGATGAAAAGCGCAGCGACTTCGGCCCGGTTTTGCCGGGACAAACACGAACGTTCAGCTACAAAATTGTGTGA